From the Bacteroidota bacterium genome, one window contains:
- a CDS encoding C40 family peptidase: MHYRLRHIFRSSFLIFMVLLYSCRTSKTRETRKDDLNQNDRAQKTKVLLHTALSYKGTAYKAGGIDKKGMDCSGLVITSFQKININLPRTSKEQSSIGIPIKESEAQAGDLLFFATSGKSKGINHVGIVTAVSVEKGVIFIHSTVKAGVMEDNLSAPYYRNSFIKAMRVY, from the coding sequence ATGCATTATCGCTTACGACATATTTTTCGATCATCCTTTTTGATTTTTATGGTGCTGCTCTATTCCTGCCGGACCAGCAAAACTAGAGAAACCCGCAAGGATGATTTAAACCAAAACGATCGTGCTCAAAAAACAAAAGTGCTTTTGCACACTGCCTTATCCTATAAAGGAACAGCTTATAAAGCAGGCGGGATCGACAAAAAAGGAATGGACTGTTCGGGTTTGGTAATTACCTCCTTTCAAAAAATTAATATAAATCTTCCTCGAACTTCGAAAGAACAAAGTAGCATCGGCATTCCCATAAAAGAAAGCGAAGCGCAAGCAGGTGACCTTCTGTTTTTTGCAACAAGTGGTAAATCAAAAGGAATAAATCATGTGGGAATAGTGACCGCGGTCTCGGTTGAAAAAGGAGTTATTTTTATACATTCCACAGTAAAGGCGGGAGTTATGGAAGATAATTTATCAGCTCCCTACTACCGAAATAGCTTTATTAAAGCGATGCGGGTTTACTGA
- a CDS encoding MarR family transcriptional regulator, with the protein MNSNLCDVLPFGRSLAVLAKTYFGALTKRLEHLEIERYYSVLVVIEDSEGPCSQQYICDKLKIDKVSMVRIIDYLIKKKYVKKLLNPNDRRAYLVELTKKSISLLPEIHQAIDSVNKEALHGISKEKQKELYKHLSLIQKNLEHLPTQKIYINYKKANSRK; encoded by the coding sequence ATGAATTCAAATTTATGCGATGTTTTGCCTTTCGGCAGATCTTTAGCTGTATTAGCAAAAACTTATTTTGGTGCACTAACCAAGCGCTTGGAGCATTTAGAGATTGAACGCTACTATTCGGTTCTGGTGGTTATCGAAGATTCTGAAGGACCGTGTTCTCAGCAATACATTTGCGATAAGTTAAAGATTGATAAAGTATCTATGGTTAGAATCATCGATTATCTTATCAAAAAAAAATACGTGAAAAAGCTCTTAAATCCAAACGATAGAAGGGCTTATTTAGTTGAACTTACAAAGAAATCAATAAGCTTGCTACCTGAGATTCATCAAGCTATTGATAGCGTTAACAAAGAAGCGCTTCATGGAATCTCAAAAGAAAAGCAAAAGGAATTGTACAAGCACCTTTCCTTAATTCAAAAAAATTTGGAGCACCTGCCCACCCAAAAAATTTATATCAATTATAAAAAAGCAAATTCCCGCAAATGA
- a CDS encoding nucleoid-associated protein, with protein sequence MIDSTNTQIANISVHHIGNKTNGERLQHSKEELDLKDKRLEALLFQYFLSSFKNEEFYNFTFSNQEFELNPLFIYCRKIFERKKDFQKQATDIAKHLYEVTNHPQIKSGDLFIALFTNLSVKGHVVNAVGIFKSEHRQAFLQVNASNAENFQLLYEEGINIEQLDKGCLILDTDADNGYKICIVDKRNKGPEAQYWRDNFLMIRPCQDEYHHTQDFLTLTKTFVTAGLPEDFEVSKTDQIDLLNRSMEYFKTHDNFNKGEFESEVFQDTDVIKSFRKFDKMYREDNEIDLVDNFDISETVVKKQARIFKSVLKLDKNFHIYIHGNKEMIEQGVEKDGRKFYKIYYKEEA encoded by the coding sequence ATGATTGATTCTACTAACACACAAATAGCAAATATTTCGGTTCACCATATCGGTAATAAAACCAATGGGGAACGGCTGCAACATTCGAAGGAAGAGCTTGATTTAAAAGATAAACGATTGGAAGCTTTATTGTTTCAGTATTTCCTTTCCTCTTTTAAGAATGAAGAATTCTACAACTTTACCTTCAGCAATCAAGAATTTGAACTAAATCCACTTTTTATTTATTGCCGCAAAATATTTGAACGAAAGAAAGATTTTCAAAAGCAGGCAACGGATATTGCAAAACACCTCTACGAAGTAACAAATCATCCTCAAATTAAATCAGGCGATTTGTTCATTGCCTTATTTACAAATCTATCGGTAAAAGGACATGTGGTGAATGCTGTGGGAATCTTTAAATCTGAACATCGACAAGCTTTTCTTCAAGTGAATGCTTCTAATGCCGAGAATTTCCAACTTTTGTATGAAGAAGGAATTAACATCGAACAGCTGGATAAAGGGTGTTTGATTTTAGATACGGATGCAGATAATGGATATAAAATTTGTATTGTAGATAAGCGCAATAAAGGACCTGAAGCTCAGTACTGGCGAGATAATTTTTTAATGATTCGTCCGTGTCAGGATGAATACCATCACACGCAGGATTTTTTAACCCTCACTAAAACCTTTGTTACAGCCGGTTTGCCCGAAGATTTTGAAGTGAGCAAAACAGATCAAATTGATTTGCTCAATCGTTCTATGGAATATTTTAAAACCCATGATAACTTCAACAAGGGAGAGTTTGAGAGCGAAGTTTTTCAAGATACTGACGTAATAAAATCCTTCCGAAAGTTTGATAAAATGTATCGCGAAGACAATGAAATAGACTTAGTCGATAATTTTGATATTTCCGAAACCGTTGTTAAAAAACAAGCACGAATTTTTAAAAGTGTTTTAAAATTGGATAAGAATTTTCACATCTACATCCATGGAAATAAAGAAATGATTGAGCAAGGAGTGGAGAAGGATGGTCGGAAATTTTATAAAATTTATTACAAAGAAGAGGCATAG
- a CDS encoding efflux RND transporter permease subunit produces MNISSISINRPVLAIVMSLIIILFGGIGFSYLGVREFPSIDPPIITVRTTYSGANADVIESQITEPLEKALNGIDGIRTITSSSNQGSSVITVEFNLSSNLEAAANDVRDKVSQTARQLPQDIDGLPTVTKSDANSDAMLSLTIQSDSRTQLEVSDYAENVIAERLQTIPGVSTIQIWGQKKYAMRLWMDPVKLSSYGLTPQDVKVALDKENVELPSGKIAGNTSELTLKTVGRLKTEAEFNNLILKSIGDKVIRFSDIGEATLGPDNEETMLKQSGTPMIGLGLVPQPGANYLEISNEFYKRLDQIKKDLPKDFKVGIALDNTLFIKKSITEVIETLGIALVLVIIIIYLFFRDWLIALRPLIDIPVSLIGAFFIMYLLGYSVNVLTLLAIVLATGLVVDDGIVVTENIYKKIEDGLSPIEAAHKGSKEIYFAVISTSITLAAVFMPVIFLEGFVGRLFREFGVVLAGAVLISAFVALTLTPMLNARLVKKNPKKSRFYEATEPFFQNMIRNYSESLTVFLKRRWLALAILAASIALIFGLGSTLQSELSPLEDRNWLRVLMTAPEGSSYEYTDNFVEEFTQFVLDSVPEKRVLLTVTAPNFSGSGAVNTAFVRLALTDASERKRSQQKIADYISKNAKNFPQGKLFAIQEQSISVGGGAKVGLPVQFVLQAQNFEKLKDKLPKFLEQANKSPIFQGVDCNLKFNKPEINITIDRDKARNLGVSVMDIAQTLQLALSGQRFNYFTMNGKQYQVIGQFSRENRDEVLDIKSLYLRNASGDLIQLDNIVKLEEESSPPQLYHYNRYQSATVSAGLAPGKTVGDGIKEMEKISKQVLDDSFTTALTGPSRDFAESSSNILFAFLLALVLIYLVLSAQFESFIDPFIIMLTVPLALAGAILSLWYFNQTLNIFSQIGIIMLIGLVTKNGILIVEFANQLREKGMAKQEAIIAASAARLRPILMTSIATALGALPIALAIGAGAKSRMGMGIVVVGGILFALILTLFVIPAIYSYLSKNKTQHV; encoded by the coding sequence ATGAATATTTCATCCATAAGCATCAATCGCCCGGTTCTCGCCATTGTAATGAGTTTAATCATTATATTGTTTGGGGGCATTGGCTTCTCCTATTTAGGTGTGAGGGAATTTCCTTCTATCGACCCGCCAATCATTACGGTGCGCACCACTTATTCGGGAGCGAATGCCGATGTTATTGAATCGCAAATTACAGAACCACTCGAAAAGGCACTTAACGGTATCGATGGTATTCGGACCATAACATCTTCCAGCAATCAAGGTTCAAGTGTAATTACGGTGGAATTTAATTTAAGTTCAAACCTCGAAGCAGCAGCAAACGATGTGCGCGATAAGGTTTCACAAACGGCTCGCCAGTTGCCTCAAGATATTGATGGCTTGCCAACAGTTACCAAATCAGATGCAAATTCGGATGCGATGCTTTCACTCACCATTCAATCCGACTCACGCACCCAACTCGAAGTAAGTGATTACGCCGAAAATGTGATTGCCGAACGCTTGCAGACAATACCCGGTGTGAGTACTATCCAAATATGGGGTCAAAAAAAATACGCCATGCGTTTATGGATGGATCCTGTAAAACTTTCGTCTTATGGCCTCACCCCGCAAGATGTGAAGGTTGCTTTGGATAAAGAAAATGTGGAATTACCCAGCGGTAAAATTGCAGGGAACACAAGTGAGCTTACTTTAAAAACAGTTGGACGTTTAAAGACAGAAGCCGAATTCAATAACCTTATTCTAAAATCAATCGGTGATAAGGTTATCCGCTTTAGCGATATTGGAGAAGCTACACTTGGACCCGATAATGAAGAAACGATGCTTAAGCAATCAGGCACACCTATGATTGGGCTTGGATTGGTGCCGCAACCCGGTGCAAATTATTTGGAAATATCCAATGAGTTTTATAAACGCCTCGATCAAATTAAAAAAGATTTACCTAAAGATTTTAAGGTTGGAATTGCCCTGGATAATACACTCTTTATTAAAAAATCCATCACCGAGGTAATCGAAACACTTGGAATAGCGCTGGTTTTAGTAATTATCATCATTTATTTATTTTTTCGCGATTGGTTGATTGCGCTGCGCCCTTTGATTGATATTCCGGTTTCCTTAATAGGAGCTTTTTTTATCATGTATTTGTTAGGCTATTCGGTGAATGTGCTCACACTGCTGGCAATTGTACTGGCAACCGGTTTGGTGGTGGATGATGGCATTGTGGTGACCGAGAATATTTATAAGAAAATTGAAGATGGCTTAAGCCCTATTGAAGCGGCACACAAGGGGTCAAAAGAAATTTATTTTGCTGTAATTTCTACCTCCATCACTTTGGCCGCGGTATTTATGCCGGTAATTTTTTTAGAAGGATTTGTAGGTCGATTGTTCCGTGAGTTTGGGGTGGTGTTAGCCGGAGCGGTACTTATATCGGCATTTGTAGCACTCACACTAACACCAATGCTCAATGCACGTTTGGTGAAAAAAAATCCAAAGAAGAGTAGATTTTATGAAGCAACGGAACCTTTTTTCCAAAACATGATTCGCAATTACAGTGAGTCGCTCACAGTATTCTTAAAGCGACGTTGGTTGGCATTGGCAATTTTGGCGGCTTCTATAGCGTTAATATTCGGATTAGGTTCTACCTTGCAAAGTGAACTTTCACCCCTTGAAGATAGAAACTGGCTGCGTGTATTAATGACTGCGCCCGAAGGTTCTTCTTATGAATATACCGATAATTTTGTAGAAGAATTTACCCAATTTGTGTTGGATTCTGTTCCCGAAAAAAGGGTATTGTTAACCGTTACTGCGCCCAATTTTAGTGGTTCTGGTGCGGTGAATACAGCATTTGTGCGCTTGGCCTTAACGGATGCTAGTGAACGTAAACGAAGTCAACAAAAAATTGCAGATTACATTTCAAAGAATGCAAAAAATTTCCCGCAAGGAAAACTATTTGCCATTCAAGAACAAAGTATTTCGGTAGGTGGAGGCGCCAAAGTAGGCTTACCGGTGCAGTTTGTGTTGCAGGCGCAAAACTTTGAAAAGCTAAAGGATAAGCTTCCCAAATTTTTAGAGCAGGCAAATAAAAGCCCAATATTTCAAGGTGTGGATTGCAACTTGAAATTTAATAAGCCCGAAATAAACATCACCATAGATCGCGATAAGGCCCGCAATTTGGGTGTTTCGGTTATGGATATTGCTCAAACCTTACAGTTGGCTTTAAGTGGACAACGCTTCAATTATTTTACCATGAATGGTAAGCAATATCAGGTAATTGGACAGTTCAGCCGCGAAAACCGCGATGAGGTGCTGGATATTAAATCCCTTTATCTTAGAAATGCAAGCGGTGATTTAATTCAGTTAGATAACATTGTAAAATTGGAAGAGGAGAGCTCGCCGCCGCAACTTTATCACTATAACCGCTATCAGTCTGCTACGGTATCAGCCGGACTTGCTCCCGGAAAAACAGTTGGGGATGGGATAAAAGAAATGGAAAAAATTTCAAAACAAGTGCTTGATGATAGCTTTACAACAGCGCTTACCGGGCCTTCACGCGATTTTGCAGAAAGTTCTTCCAATATTTTATTTGCGTTTTTACTCGCTTTGGTTTTGATTTATTTGGTTCTTTCTGCACAATTCGAAAGTTTTATCGATCCGTTTATTATTATGCTCACCGTGCCACTGGCATTAGCTGGAGCAATTTTATCACTTTGGTATTTTAATCAAACCTTAAATATTTTCAGTCAAATCGGAATCATCATGCTCATTGGACTGGTCACTAAGAATGGAATTTTAATTGTGGAATTTGCCAACCAATTGCGCGAAAAGGGTATGGCTAAGCAAGAAGCTATAATTGCCGCTTCAGCAGCTCGTTTGCGTCCCATTTTAATGACAAGTATTGCAACAGCTTTGGGTGCATTACCCATCGCACTCGCTATAGGGGCTGGTGCTAAAAGCCGCATGGGTATGGGGATTGTTGTGGTAGGTGGAATTTTATTTGCACTGATTTTAACGCTGTTCGTGATACCTGCTATCTATTCTTATTTATCCAAAAATAAAACACAACATGTATAA
- a CDS encoding DUF2062 domain-containing protein: MPEKLNCRKQLKELKCCILIPTYNNAQTLEQVILSVLEYTDQVLIVNDGASDATRQILEKYKELKVYTHEVNLGKGLALRHGFDFAIQHGYNYCITIDSDGQHQAADIPKFIAKLEESPNSIIMGARNMNQSSVPGKSSFGHKFSNFWFRFETGINLPDTQSGYRLYPLHPLKKIHFFTTKFEFEIEVIVKAAWRGIPVVSVPVSVYYAPKETRISHFRPVPDFTRVSILNTYLVVLAVLWHIPIRFIKNLTWTNIKAFFKKHFLNPDETPLQKSIAIGFGVFMGIIPIWGFQLITGIALCHLWRINKAIFITAAHISVAPMIPLVVYFSFLTGGLVLHEPSSIREFTSFISLDVVKQNIFQYVIGSIVLAIASGLFFGLFSYFCMMIFGKRKRGAI; encoded by the coding sequence ATGCCTGAAAAATTAAATTGTAGGAAGCAACTAAAGGAACTTAAATGCTGTATCCTTATCCCTACCTATAATAATGCGCAAACGTTGGAACAAGTTATTCTTTCAGTTTTAGAATATACTGACCAAGTGCTTATTGTAAACGATGGTGCTAGCGATGCTACTCGTCAAATACTTGAAAAATATAAGGAGCTAAAGGTGTATACCCATGAAGTAAACCTTGGCAAAGGACTTGCCTTGCGCCATGGCTTTGATTTTGCCATTCAACACGGTTATAACTATTGCATTACCATCGATTCGGATGGGCAGCACCAAGCGGCGGATATTCCAAAATTCATTGCTAAACTCGAGGAATCGCCTAACTCCATCATTATGGGTGCCCGAAATATGAACCAATCGAGTGTTCCCGGAAAAAGCAGTTTCGGTCATAAATTTTCTAATTTTTGGTTTCGGTTTGAAACCGGTATAAATTTACCCGATACGCAATCCGGTTATCGACTTTATCCTTTGCACCCACTAAAAAAGATACACTTTTTTACCACTAAATTCGAATTTGAAATTGAAGTAATTGTAAAAGCGGCCTGGCGGGGAATCCCTGTTGTATCGGTACCTGTAAGTGTATATTATGCGCCAAAAGAAACCCGCATTTCCCATTTCAGGCCTGTACCGGATTTTACCCGAGTTAGTATATTAAACACCTATCTCGTAGTATTGGCAGTGCTTTGGCACATCCCAATTCGATTTATTAAAAATTTAACTTGGACCAACATAAAAGCCTTTTTCAAAAAGCACTTTCTTAACCCGGATGAAACTCCTTTGCAAAAATCTATTGCCATTGGATTTGGTGTATTTATGGGCATAATTCCCATATGGGGTTTTCAATTAATTACTGGCATTGCACTCTGTCATTTGTGGAGGATTAATAAGGCAATTTTTATTACGGCTGCGCACATCAGCGTGGCGCCAATGATTCCATTGGTGGTATACTTCAGCTTTTTAACCGGTGGGTTGGTGTTGCATGAACCCAGCTCTATTCGTGAGTTTACTTCGTTTATTTCTTTAGATGTGGTTAAACAAAACATTTTTCAGTATGTTATTGGCAGCATAGTATTGGCAATTGCATCAGGACTGTTTTTCGGTTTATTCAGTTATTTTTGCATGATGATTTTCGGGAAAAGAAAAAGGGGAGCAATTTAA
- a CDS encoding 5-(carboxyamino)imidazole ribonucleotide synthase produces the protein MLKFSDKNFKLGVLGGGQLGRMFIQEAINYNVSISILDADRNAPCAELCSDFYVGDLNDFDAVYAFGKKVNLLTIEIENVNIEALEKLEAEGLPVYPQPAVLRMIKDKGLQKQFYQDNQVPTAAFFLVENRNQLLKHKADFPLMQKLRKGGYDGRGVGKLRTEADIEKAFDAPSILEQFVDFEKEIAVIAARNLSGEVKLFPAVEMEFNSDANLVEFLYAPAAVSKEIELEAQGIAQKIIEKTQLVGILAVEFFLTRTGELLVNEIAPRPHNSGHHTIEANYTSQYEQHLRAILNLPLGSTRLIKPAVMLNVLGEQGFEGNAFYEGLEEVLQEEGVYVHLYGKKITKPFRKMGHVTVLNDSLEHAKSLAIKVKNTLKVKVN, from the coding sequence ATGTTAAAATTTAGTGATAAAAATTTCAAGCTGGGTGTACTCGGTGGTGGGCAATTGGGGCGCATGTTTATACAAGAAGCAATTAATTACAATGTTTCAATAAGTATTTTGGATGCCGATAGAAATGCACCGTGCGCAGAGCTTTGCAGCGATTTTTATGTAGGGGATTTGAATGATTTTGATGCTGTATACGCTTTTGGTAAAAAGGTGAATTTGCTTACAATCGAAATTGAAAATGTAAATATTGAAGCACTCGAAAAACTGGAAGCTGAAGGATTGCCGGTATATCCGCAGCCCGCTGTGCTAAGAATGATTAAAGACAAAGGTTTACAAAAGCAATTTTATCAAGATAACCAAGTCCCAACAGCAGCTTTTTTTCTGGTTGAAAATAGGAACCAATTACTGAAGCATAAAGCCGATTTTCCGTTAATGCAAAAACTTCGAAAGGGTGGTTACGATGGGAGAGGAGTTGGAAAATTGCGTACCGAAGCGGATATAGAAAAAGCTTTTGATGCTCCCAGCATACTCGAGCAGTTTGTGGATTTTGAAAAAGAAATTGCTGTAATTGCCGCCAGAAATCTATCTGGTGAAGTCAAGTTGTTTCCGGCGGTGGAGATGGAATTTAATTCGGATGCTAATTTGGTGGAGTTTTTATACGCGCCGGCTGCTGTTTCCAAAGAAATTGAACTCGAAGCTCAAGGAATTGCGCAAAAAATTATCGAGAAAACGCAACTGGTGGGAATTTTAGCGGTCGAATTTTTTCTTACCCGCACCGGAGAATTATTGGTGAACGAAATTGCACCGCGTCCGCACAATAGCGGACACCACACTATTGAAGCAAATTACACCTCCCAATACGAACAACATTTGCGGGCAATTTTAAATTTACCTTTGGGCTCAACCCGATTAATAAAGCCTGCTGTGATGTTGAATGTGTTGGGTGAACAGGGATTTGAAGGAAATGCATTTTATGAGGGTTTAGAAGAAGTGCTTCAAGAGGAAGGAGTGTACGTGCATTTGTACGGAAAGAAAATCACAAAACCCTTTCGGAAAATGGGACATGTTACAGTTCTCAACGATTCGCTGGAGCATGCAAAAAGTCTAGCAATTAAGGTAAAAAACACATTAAAAGTAAAGGTCAATTAA
- a CDS encoding TolC family protein — MYKKIVFVLLLFPFASLAQIEGKLSYEQAVEMALKNNFDIQIAKNNSTISEVQNTYGAAGFLPRVDINATGSMSNNSTRQEFSSGLSVDKNGVSSNSITAGAYLNWTIFDGMKMFATKERLNLLEEQGELSFKIQLENTIEKVTSFYYQIVKQEQLIKGIQAAMQVSEERIKVAQKKLDIGSGSNVELLQAKLDFNAQKSNLLTQRSLLNEYKSNLLQLLKAESDQSFGVDTNFVFEAQQSMDQIRQRIEKSNTSLLFAQKSVLISAQSIKEIRSQSMPRVGLSSGYLFGKTENAAGFALLNQNLGYTVGINFSWNVFNGFNTKNQLKVAKINYLNSSLLVESSKSQLFTAANIAYLNWLSDKEILQLEEENNLLAKQSLAIASERLKLGLGNYLEIKESQSSYEAAIARLVNARFNQKQSETALKKILGELVK, encoded by the coding sequence ATGTATAAAAAGATAGTTTTTGTTTTATTATTATTTCCCTTTGCAAGCCTTGCACAAATTGAAGGAAAACTAAGCTATGAGCAAGCGGTGGAAATGGCATTGAAAAATAATTTCGATATTCAAATTGCCAAAAATAATTCCACCATTTCCGAAGTGCAGAATACCTATGGCGCGGCCGGTTTTCTTCCAAGAGTAGATATTAATGCAACCGGAAGCATGTCAAATAACTCCACACGACAAGAATTTTCGAGCGGTTTAAGTGTCGATAAAAATGGAGTTAGTTCCAATTCTATTACAGCAGGTGCTTATTTAAACTGGACCATTTTTGATGGTATGAAAATGTTTGCTACCAAGGAACGATTGAATTTACTGGAAGAACAAGGCGAACTGAGTTTTAAAATTCAGCTCGAAAACACCATCGAAAAGGTGACCTCTTTTTATTATCAAATTGTAAAGCAAGAGCAACTTATTAAAGGAATACAAGCCGCCATGCAAGTGAGCGAAGAACGTATAAAAGTAGCACAGAAAAAGCTGGATATTGGCTCGGGTTCTAATGTGGAATTGCTTCAGGCAAAATTGGATTTCAATGCTCAAAAATCCAATTTGCTAACTCAAAGAAGTTTGTTGAATGAGTACAAAAGCAATTTATTGCAGCTGCTCAAAGCTGAATCAGATCAAAGTTTTGGGGTGGATACAAATTTTGTTTTTGAAGCGCAACAATCCATGGATCAAATTCGCCAACGCATCGAAAAATCGAATACAAGTCTTTTGTTTGCTCAAAAAAGTGTACTCATTTCTGCTCAATCCATTAAAGAGATTCGTTCGCAAAGTATGCCGCGTGTGGGCCTAAGCTCTGGTTATCTATTTGGCAAAACAGAGAATGCTGCCGGATTTGCTTTGTTAAATCAAAATCTCGGGTATACGGTAGGAATTAATTTTTCTTGGAATGTTTTCAACGGATTCAATACCAAGAATCAATTAAAAGTGGCGAAGATAAATTACCTTAATAGCTCGTTGCTAGTAGAGAGTAGCAAGAGCCAGTTATTTACTGCGGCCAATATAGCTTATTTAAATTGGTTGAGTGATAAAGAAATTTTGCAACTCGAAGAGGAGAATAATTTGCTCGCTAAGCAAAGTCTCGCCATTGCAAGTGAGCGATTAAAACTAGGCCTGGGAAATTACCTCGAAATAAAGGAAAGCCAAAGCAGCTATGAAGCAGCAATAGCCCGGTTGGTGAATGCTCGCTTCAATCAAAAACAATCCGAAACAGCATTAAAAAAAATATTGGGCGAATTGGTGAAATAG
- a CDS encoding EamA family transporter, producing the protein MKNVNYYLAAIASFVIWGFISFSLKPLHIYASLDLLFFRIFFAAGIISLFTFFLRPKNFLAQRTIFKKLTVKHRKQTVLLTIVGGLLLTANWFFYIFVMNTISIKTAAFAYLVCPILTTVLAGIIIKEKLSKIQWTAVAISAVSCTILGMHSAVDLAYSMIVAVSYALYLISQRKNVYLDKMVILTFQMLSSALLLAPFFPFFSSHVSYDASFYFQISILAVVFTILPLFLNLFALKEVNSSTMGILLYINPLLSFVIAFLYFDEQISAAQLIAYTCILISILVFNWKVIFSFIRK; encoded by the coding sequence ATGAAAAATGTAAATTATTATTTAGCTGCGATAGCTTCCTTTGTAATATGGGGTTTTATTAGCTTTTCGCTGAAACCCCTCCATATTTATGCTTCGCTTGATTTGTTGTTTTTCCGGATTTTTTTTGCAGCCGGAATAATTAGCCTTTTTACTTTTTTTCTCCGACCCAAGAACTTTTTAGCACAAAGAACAATTTTTAAAAAACTTACTGTTAAGCACCGAAAACAAACTGTTTTGCTAACCATTGTGGGCGGATTATTGCTTACTGCAAATTGGTTTTTTTACATTTTTGTAATGAATACAATAAGCATTAAGACTGCAGCTTTTGCTTATTTGGTTTGTCCCATTCTTACCACTGTTTTGGCGGGAATTATTATAAAAGAAAAACTAAGTAAAATTCAATGGACGGCGGTTGCCATAAGTGCTGTTAGCTGCACCATTTTAGGAATGCACTCAGCTGTTGATTTAGCTTATAGCATGATTGTAGCTGTTTCTTACGCGCTCTACCTCATATCACAACGAAAGAATGTTTACCTTGATAAAATGGTAATTCTTACTTTTCAGATGTTATCTTCTGCACTGCTATTGGCGCCATTTTTTCCTTTCTTTTCAAGTCATGTAAGCTATGATGCCTCTTTTTATTTTCAAATTAGTATACTCGCTGTTGTATTTACCATCTTACCTCTTTTTTTAAATTTATTTGCATTAAAAGAGGTGAATAGTTCCACAATGGGGATTTTGCTATATATTAATCCTTTACTCAGTTTTGTAATTGCTTTTCTATATTTTGATGAGCAAATCAGTGCTGCTCAATTAATAGCTTATACTTGTATATTGATTTCTATTTTGGTATTTAACTGGAAAGTAATTTTTTCATTTATCCGCAAGTAA
- a CDS encoding efflux RND transporter periplasmic adaptor subunit, translating into MKSKTLFFILFIIAVLAAVKLLFLKPDNGTQSKGGPQKPSVVTVSGFVVHGVDLENIIFSSGTIIANEEVQLYPEVQGKLTYIGFKEGTRVEKGTLLAKINDAELQAQLKKLQVQLKLATEKEVRLKSLLEISGVSQEEYDASANQLQTISADMDYTKALIAKTEIYAPFSGRIGLKQVSEGSFVNSATRIASMQQTAVLKLDFSIPEKYAGTVAVGDSVFFRLSTIDKKFHANVIAIEPKIDAQTRNVLIRATFVNSDDRLFPGAFAQVQLKSSKNHNAFMVPTEAIIPELKGKKVYLCKEGKAVPQKVITGTRTDARIEILEGVAEGDTLIVTGIMSLKPDALVKIVELKK; encoded by the coding sequence ATGAAATCAAAAACATTATTTTTTATTCTTTTCATAATCGCAGTATTGGCCGCAGTTAAGCTGCTCTTTCTGAAACCTGATAATGGAACGCAGTCTAAAGGTGGCCCTCAAAAGCCTTCAGTTGTAACAGTAAGCGGTTTTGTAGTGCATGGTGTGGATCTCGAGAATATAATTTTTTCATCAGGAACAATTATCGCTAATGAAGAAGTGCAGTTATATCCTGAAGTACAGGGTAAATTAACCTATATTGGATTTAAGGAAGGAACTAGAGTAGAGAAAGGCACCTTGCTGGCAAAAATTAACGATGCTGAATTACAGGCGCAATTAAAGAAACTACAAGTGCAATTGAAGCTAGCAACGGAGAAGGAAGTGCGTTTAAAAAGTTTGTTGGAAATTAGCGGTGTGAGTCAGGAGGAATACGATGCATCGGCGAATCAATTGCAAACTATTTCGGCCGATATGGATTATACCAAAGCACTCATTGCAAAAACTGAAATTTATGCGCCCTTTTCGGGAAGGATTGGACTTAAACAAGTGAGTGAAGGAAGTTTTGTAAATAGCGCTACACGTATTGCAAGCATGCAGCAAACCGCTGTTTTAAAACTTGACTTTTCAATTCCCGAAAAATATGCAGGTACAGTGGCAGTTGGTGATTCTGTTTTTTTTAGACTCAGTACAATTGACAAAAAATTTCACGCAAATGTAATTGCAATTGAACCCAAAATTGATGCGCAAACTCGCAATGTTCTTATTCGTGCAACGTTCGTAAATTCTGATGATAGACTATTTCCAGGTGCTTTTGCGCAAGTGCAGTTAAAATCTTCAAAAAATCACAATGCTTTTATGGTTCCAACCGAAGCCATTATTCCTGAATTAAAAGGAAAAAAGGTATATCTCTGCAAAGAAGGAAAAGCAGTGCCACAAAAAGTTATAACCGGCACCAGAACCGATGCTCGCATCGAAATTTTGGAAGGGGTGGCAGAAGGGGATACGCTTATTGTTACCGGTATAATGTCGCTCAAGCCCGATGCTCTTGTTAAAATTGTTGAGTTGAAAAAATAG